One window from the genome of Buchnera aphidicola str. Ua (Uroleucon ambrosiae) encodes:
- the rplD gene encoding 50S ribosomal protein L4: protein MELVVKDAQSVLSVSRIIFGRDFNEALIHQVIIAYSASRRQGTRAQKSRAEVSGSGRKPWRQKGTGRARAGSFRSPIWRSGGVTFAAKPKDYSHKVNKKMYRGALKSIFSELIRQKRLTVFENFVLELPKTKLLVQKLNKIHLKNVLILTKKIDKNLFLASRNLHSVDVKDVYSIDPVSLIAFEHIIITVSAIKKVEEILL from the coding sequence ATGGAATTAGTAGTGAAAGACGCACAAAGTGTTCTTAGTGTTTCTAGAATTATTTTTGGTCGAGATTTTAATGAAGCTCTAATTCATCAAGTTATTATTGCATATTCAGCATCTAGACGACAAGGTACAAGGGCACAAAAAAGTCGTGCTGAAGTTTCTGGATCTGGTAGAAAACCTTGGCGTCAAAAAGGTACTGGTCGTGCACGAGCTGGATCGTTTAGAAGTCCAATTTGGCGATCAGGTGGTGTGACATTTGCTGCAAAACCAAAAGACTATAGTCATAAAGTTAATAAAAAAATGTACCGCGGTGCATTAAAAAGTATTTTTTCTGAATTAATACGTCAAAAAAGATTAACAGTTTTTGAAAATTTTGTATTAGAGTTACCCAAAACAAAATTATTAGTACAAAAATTAAATAAGATTCATTTAAAAAATGTTTTGATTTTAACAAAAAAAATAGATAAAAATTTATTTCTTGCATCAAGAAATTTACATTCAGTTGATGTTAAAGATGTATATTCTATAGATCCTGTAAGTTTAATTGCTTTCGAACATATTATTATTACTGTTTCAGCAATTAAAAAAGTGGAGGAAATACTTTTATGA
- the rpmD gene encoding 50S ribosomal protein L30: MKKIKITQIKSSIGRLPKHKKTLIGLGLRHIGHTVVRENTKSIQGMVKKISYILKIQEE, encoded by the coding sequence ATGAAAAAAATAAAAATTACTCAAATCAAAAGTTCTATAGGCAGACTCCCTAAACATAAAAAAACATTAATTGGATTAGGATTACGTCATATTGGACATACGGTAGTAAGAGAAAATACAAAATCGATTCAAGGTATGGTGAAAAAAATTTCTTATATTTTAAAAATACAAGAGGAATAG
- the rplR gene encoding 50S ribosomal protein L18 — translation MIVLSKKKTISRIRRSMKTRCKIKKLGAMRLVIHRTSRHMYAQIISSIESKVFAYASTLEKNINSNLKYTGNKIAAALVGKIIAERALKKGIHCVSFDRSGFKYHGRIKVLAESARAVGLKF, via the coding sequence ATGATTGTATTGAGTAAAAAAAAAACCATTTCTCGTATACGCAGATCTATGAAAACACGATGTAAAATAAAAAAATTAGGCGCGATGAGATTAGTTATACATCGTACTTCACGTCATATGTATGCTCAAATTATTTCTTCTATAGAATCAAAAGTATTCGCGTATGCTTCAACATTAGAAAAAAATATTAATTCTAATCTAAAATATACAGGTAATAAAATAGCTGCTGCTTTAGTAGGTAAAATTATTGCAGAACGTGCTTTGAAAAAAGGAATACATTGTGTTTCTTTTGATCGATCTGGTTTTAAGTATCATGGTCGTATAAAAGTATTAGCTGAATCTGCTCGTGCAGTAGGACTTAAGTTTTAA
- the rpsS gene encoding 30S ribosomal protein S19, with protein sequence MPRSLKKGPFIDISLLKKIEKSIKMNDKKPIKTWSRRSTIFPNMVGLTILIHNGRNHIPVFITEEMVGHKLGEFSLTRTYRGHTSDKKVKNVNFKKYKEE encoded by the coding sequence ATGCCACGTTCGCTTAAAAAAGGTCCTTTTATTGATATTAGTTTGTTAAAGAAAATAGAAAAATCAATTAAAATGAATGATAAAAAACCTATTAAAACATGGTCAAGACGTTCAACAATTTTTCCAAATATGGTAGGTTTAACAATATTAATTCATAATGGTCGTAATCATATCCCAGTTTTTATTACTGAAGAAATGGTAGGTCATAAATTAGGAGAATTTTCTTTAACTCGAACTTATAGAGGACATACTTCTGATAAAAAAGTAAAAAACGTTAATTTTAAAAAATATAAAGAGGAGTAA
- the rplX gene encoding 50S ribosomal protein L24: MASKLRRNDAVIILTGKDKGKKSNIKKILSSNKAIVNKINLIKKHQKPIPSQNQNGGIIEREAPIHISNLAIFNPESNKSDRVGFRLEEGKKIRFFKSNKKTI, from the coding sequence ATGGCATCAAAATTGCGTCGTAATGATGCGGTTATTATATTAACTGGAAAAGATAAAGGTAAAAAAAGTAATATTAAAAAAATTTTATCTTCAAATAAAGCTATTGTTAATAAAATAAATTTAATTAAAAAACATCAAAAACCTATTCCATCTCAAAACCAAAATGGAGGTATAATAGAAAGAGAAGCACCTATTCATATATCTAATCTTGCAATTTTTAATCCAGAATCTAATAAATCTGATCGTGTTGGTTTTAGATTAGAAGAAGGGAAAAAAATTCGTTTTTTTAAATCGAATAAAAAAACTATTTAA
- the rplO gene encoding 50S ribosomal protein L15 translates to MYLNTLISSHGARKNRKRLGRGIGSGFGKTAGRGHKGQKSRSGSSIRRGFEGGQMPLYRRLPKFGFNSRKKNITAEVRLSDLSNLTTDIVNVEILKTANIIKKNIKYVKIILSGKIKKSLIIKGIRVTQGARIAIENFGGTIEG, encoded by the coding sequence ATGTATTTAAATACTCTTATTTCATCGCATGGAGCTCGTAAAAATCGTAAAAGATTAGGTCGTGGTATAGGTTCAGGATTTGGAAAAACTGCAGGACGCGGTCATAAAGGTCAAAAATCTAGATCTGGTAGCAGTATTCGTCGTGGTTTTGAAGGAGGTCAAATGCCTTTATATAGAAGACTTCCTAAATTTGGTTTTAATTCTAGAAAAAAAAATATAACTGCAGAAGTTCGTTTATCAGATTTATCAAATTTAACTACTGATATTGTTAATGTTGAGATATTAAAAACAGCTAATATTATTAAAAAAAATATTAAATATGTTAAAATAATTCTTTCAGGTAAGATAAAAAAATCATTAATAATCAAAGGTATACGTGTAACTCAAGGTGCTCGTATTGCAATTGAAAATTTTGGTGGAACAATTGAAGGATAA
- the rpsH gene encoding 30S ribosomal protein S8: protein MSIHDPIADMLTRIRNGQSANKYSIIMPSSKLKKSIIKLLKEEGYIKDYEIFGTTKPQLKVILKYFQGKAVVETIERISRPSLRIYKNKKNLPTVMAGLGIAIISTSQGVMTDRIARQEGIGGEVICYVS from the coding sequence ATGAGTATACATGATCCAATAGCAGATATGTTAACACGTATTCGAAATGGTCAGTCAGCTAATAAATATTCTATCATAATGCCTTCATCTAAATTAAAAAAATCAATTATAAAATTATTAAAAGAAGAAGGTTATATTAAAGATTATGAAATATTTGGTACAACTAAACCGCAATTGAAAGTTATTTTAAAATATTTTCAAGGAAAGGCAGTAGTAGAAACTATTGAACGCATTAGTCGTCCTAGTTTGCGTATATATAAAAATAAAAAGAATTTACCTACAGTCATGGCTGGTTTGGGAATAGCAATAATTTCAACTTCTCAAGGTGTTATGACAGATCGTATTGCTCGTCAAGAAGGTATTGGCGGTGAAGTTATTTGTTATGTATCTTAA
- the rplE gene encoding 50S ribosomal protein L5, whose translation MTTFYSYYKSIVVNKLMLQKKYRSLMQVPKIDKITLNMGLGASASDKKILDNAISDLTIISGQKPVITKARKSVASFKIRQGYPIGCKVTLRGQKKWDFFERLIVIAIPRIRDFRGLSNNAFDGQGNYSLGIREQIIFPEIDYDKIDRVRGLDITITTTAKSNDEGRLLLSAFNFPFRR comes from the coding sequence ATGACAACATTTTATAGTTATTATAAATCTATTGTTGTAAATAAACTCATGTTACAAAAAAAATATCGTTCTTTAATGCAAGTTCCTAAAATTGATAAAATTACTTTAAATATGGGTTTGGGAGCATCAGCTTCTGATAAAAAAATTTTAGATAATGCTATATCAGATTTAACTATAATATCTGGACAAAAACCAGTTATCACTAAAGCGCGTAAATCTGTTGCTAGTTTTAAAATTCGTCAAGGTTATCCAATAGGATGTAAAGTGACATTACGTGGTCAAAAAAAATGGGATTTTTTTGAACGTTTGATTGTAATTGCTATACCGCGTATTCGTGATTTTCGTGGATTATCTAATAATGCTTTTGATGGACAAGGAAATTATAGTTTAGGAATAAGAGAACAAATTATTTTTCCTGAAATTGATTATGATAAAATTGATCGCGTGCGAGGATTAGATATAACAATAACGACTACTGCTAAATCTAATGATGAAGGTCGTTTATTATTGTCTGCTTTTAATTTTCCTTTTCGTCGATAA
- the rplV gene encoding 50S ribosomal protein L22, translated as METVAQHRQARSSAQKVRLIINLIRNKKVPEALNILTYTNKKAAILVKKVLESAIANAEHNDGIDIDQLKIKRIFVNEGSTMKRMMPRAKGRADRILKRTSHITVIVSDR; from the coding sequence ATGGAAACTGTAGCTCAACATCGTCAAGCACGTTCTTCAGCTCAAAAAGTACGTTTAATCATCAATTTAATACGTAATAAAAAAGTACCAGAAGCATTAAATATTTTAACTTATACTAACAAAAAAGCAGCTATTTTAGTTAAAAAAGTACTTGAATCGGCTATAGCTAACGCAGAACATAATGATGGTATAGATATAGATCAATTAAAAATTAAACGAATATTTGTTAATGAAGGTTCAACCATGAAAAGAATGATGCCACGTGCTAAAGGACGTGCAGATCGTATTTTAAAACGTACTAGTCATATTACTGTGATTGTATCTGATCGTTAA
- the rplF gene encoding 50S ribosomal protein L6, whose translation MSRIAKCPIIIPSDINVQLYSQSISVQGKYGNLSRIINKSVKIEYVNNTILFSPRLGFSDGWAQAGTARALVNSMVIGVSKQFIKKLQLSGVGYRVSVIKGNKINMSLGYSHTITYYIPKGIDIENPSPTEIIIRGIDKQLVGQTAANLRSYRIPEPYKGKGIRYSDEVVRIKEAKKK comes from the coding sequence ATGTCTCGTATTGCTAAATGTCCAATTATCATTCCTTCTGATATTAATGTTCAATTATATTCACAAAGTATATCCGTACAAGGGAAATATGGTAATCTTTCTCGTATTATTAATAAATCTGTTAAAATTGAATATGTAAATAATACAATATTGTTTTCACCACGTCTTGGTTTTTCTGATGGTTGGGCTCAAGCAGGAACTGCAAGAGCGCTTGTAAATTCTATGGTTATAGGTGTCTCAAAACAATTTATTAAAAAATTACAATTATCTGGAGTAGGATATCGAGTCTCAGTTATAAAAGGTAATAAAATTAATATGTCGCTAGGTTATTCTCATACTATTACATATTATATTCCTAAGGGAATTGATATAGAAAATCCATCTCCAACAGAAATTATTATTCGAGGGATAGACAAACAATTAGTAGGACAAACTGCAGCTAATTTACGTTCATATCGTATACCAGAGCCATATAAAGGAAAAGGTATTCGATATTCAGACGAAGTTGTTCGTATTAAAGAGGCTAAAAAGAAATAA
- the rpsE gene encoding 30S ribosomal protein S5, which produces MANLEKKNNSDLQEKLITVNRVSKTVKGGRIFSFTALTVVGNGDGKVGFGYGKAREVPAAIQKAMEKARRNMVIIPLVNKTLQHPLKGSHTGSNIFMKPASDGTGIIAGGAMRAVLEVAGVHNVLAKTYGSTNPINVVRATMNGLMNMKSPNMIAAKRNKRVEDILG; this is translated from the coding sequence ATGGCTAATCTTGAAAAAAAAAATAATAGTGACTTACAAGAAAAATTAATTACAGTAAATCGTGTTTCAAAAACTGTAAAGGGTGGCCGTATATTTTCTTTTACTGCATTAACTGTAGTAGGAAATGGAGACGGAAAAGTTGGATTTGGTTATGGAAAAGCTCGTGAAGTTCCTGCAGCTATTCAAAAAGCTATGGAAAAAGCTAGACGTAATATGGTTATTATACCATTAGTTAATAAAACTTTACAACATCCATTAAAAGGATCTCACACTGGATCTAATATTTTTATGAAACCTGCTTCTGACGGAACTGGAATTATTGCAGGTGGAGCTATGCGTGCAGTTTTAGAAGTAGCAGGAGTACATAATGTTTTAGCTAAAACTTATGGCTCTACTAATCCAATTAATGTAGTTCGAGCTACTATGAATGGTTTAATGAATATGAAATCCCCAAACATGATTGCTGCGAAACGTAATAAACGTGTAGAAGATATATTAGGATAA
- the rplW gene encoding 50S ribosomal protein L23, with amino-acid sequence MISEERLLKILLSPHISEKASTSIEKFNTIVLKVLNNSTKYEIKCAIKKIFNVEVDSIRTLKIKGKKKRQSNRIIQRSNWKKAYIKIKKGYNLDFIGNTE; translated from the coding sequence ATGATTTCTGAAGAACGTTTACTAAAAATACTACTTTCTCCACATATTTCTGAAAAGGCATCTACATCTATAGAAAAATTCAATACTATTGTTTTAAAGGTATTAAATAATTCTACAAAATATGAAATAAAATGTGCAATAAAAAAAATATTTAATGTAGAAGTGGATAGTATCAGGACATTAAAAATCAAAGGCAAAAAGAAGCGTCAATCTAACCGTATTATTCAAAGAAGTAATTGGAAGAAAGCATATATTAAAATTAAAAAAGGTTATAATTTAGATTTTATTGGTAATACAGAGTAG
- the rpmC gene encoding 50S ribosomal protein L29 — protein sequence MNAIVELRKKTKKDLHIELLQLLRERFNLRMQSVSGKLKQPHLLRIVRRNIAKIKTLLAEKEKLK from the coding sequence ATGAACGCAATAGTAGAGTTAAGAAAAAAAACTAAAAAAGATTTACATATAGAACTTTTACAATTATTAAGAGAAAGATTTAATCTTCGTATGCAATCTGTTTCTGGAAAATTAAAACAACCTCATTTATTGCGTATAGTAAGACGTAACATTGCAAAAATTAAGACTTTATTAGCTGAAAAAGAGAAATTAAAATAA
- the rpsQ gene encoding 30S ribosomal protein S17, with translation MMEKIRTLQGRVISNKMQKSAVVAIERFVKHVIYKKFIKRTTKLHIHDEENQCNVGDLIEIRESRPISKTKSWVLVRVIEKTIF, from the coding sequence ATAATGGAAAAAATTCGAACGCTACAAGGTCGAGTAATTAGTAATAAAATGCAAAAATCTGCTGTAGTTGCTATTGAGCGTTTTGTTAAACATGTAATTTATAAAAAATTTATTAAACGTACTACAAAACTTCATATTCATGATGAAGAAAATCAATGTAATGTAGGTGATTTAATAGAAATTAGAGAATCTCGTCCGATTTCTAAAACTAAATCTTGGGTATTAGTTCGCGTGATTGAAAAGACGATATTTTAA
- the rplB gene encoding 50S ribosomal protein L2, with translation MAIVKCKPTSPGRRHVIKIMNNSLHKGKPYSSLLRKKNKSGGRNNNGRITTRHIGGGHKRAYRIIDFKRNKDGIEAMIERFEYDPNRSANIALILYKDGNRKYILAPKDLKIGDTIISGIHSPIKIGNALPLKYIPAGTLIHNVEMKPGKGGQIARSAGNYVQLVALDNDYATLRLRSGEMRKVQSNCRATIGEIGNSEHMLKVLGKAGAARWVGVRPTVRGTAMNPIDHPHGGGEGRNFGKHPVSPWGLQTKGKKTRKNKRTEKFILRHRKK, from the coding sequence ATGGCAATTGTTAAATGCAAACCGACATCTCCGGGTCGTCGCCACGTTATTAAAATTATGAATAATTCTCTTCATAAAGGAAAACCATATTCTTCATTATTGAGAAAAAAAAACAAAAGTGGAGGACGTAATAATAATGGACGAATCACGACTCGTCATATTGGTGGTGGACATAAAAGAGCATATCGTATTATAGATTTTAAAAGAAATAAAGATGGTATAGAAGCTATGATAGAAAGATTTGAATATGATCCAAATCGTTCTGCTAATATTGCTTTAATATTATATAAAGATGGTAATAGAAAATATATTTTAGCTCCAAAAGATTTAAAGATAGGAGATACTATTATTTCCGGAATACACTCTCCTATAAAAATAGGAAATGCTTTACCATTAAAATATATCCCAGCAGGTACATTAATTCATAATGTAGAAATGAAACCTGGAAAAGGTGGTCAAATAGCGCGTTCTGCAGGAAATTATGTTCAATTAGTAGCATTAGATAATGATTATGCTACTTTGCGTTTACGTTCTGGAGAAATGAGAAAAGTACAATCTAATTGCCGGGCTACTATTGGTGAAATAGGTAATTCTGAGCATATGTTAAAAGTATTAGGAAAAGCAGGAGCTGCTCGTTGGGTTGGAGTACGTCCTACTGTTCGTGGAACTGCTATGAATCCTATTGATCATCCTCATGGTGGTGGTGAAGGAAGGAATTTTGGTAAACATCCAGTAAGTCCATGGGGTCTTCAGACCAAAGGTAAAAAAACTCGTAAAAATAAACGTACTGAAAAATTTATTTTACGTCATCGTAAAAAATAA
- the rplN gene encoding 50S ribosomal protein L14: MIQEQTILCVADNSGARSAMCIKVLGGSRRRYAAIGDVIKITIKEAIPRGKVKKGEVLKAVVVRTKKGVRRTDGSIIRFDNNACVVLNNNEQPIGTRIFGPVTRELRTEKFMKIISLAPEVL; encoded by the coding sequence ATGATTCAAGAACAAACGATTTTATGTGTTGCTGATAACTCTGGTGCACGTTCTGCTATGTGTATTAAAGTATTAGGTGGTTCACGTCGTCGTTATGCAGCGATTGGTGATGTTATTAAAATTACTATTAAAGAAGCAATTCCTCGAGGAAAAGTCAAGAAAGGAGAAGTTTTAAAAGCAGTAGTTGTTAGAACTAAAAAAGGAGTTAGACGAACTGATGGTTCAATTATTCGTTTTGATAATAATGCTTGTGTTGTTTTAAACAACAATGAACAACCTATTGGCACTCGAATTTTTGGACCTGTAACTCGTGAATTACGCACAGAGAAATTTATGAAAATTATTTCATTAGCTCCTGAAGTTCTTTAG
- the secY gene encoding preprotein translocase subunit SecY, with the protein MVKKLESNFKKTKKNFNELKQRIIFVIVALIVFRIGSFIPIPGINTIILSKILNEQKGTIFDMFNMFSGGALSRASIFSLGIMPYISASIIIQLLTLIYPTLSEIKKEGESGRHKINQYTRYGTLILAILQSVGVATSLPNLIGTHAIMINPNFSFYFIAILSLVTGTIFLMWLGELITEYGIGNGISIIIFIGIIAGLPSAIGNTIEKTREGDLSFLLFFIILLVIFLVIFFVVFIERGQRNIIVHYAQRQQGRRIYTAQSTHLPLKINMSGVMPAIFASSVVLFPATIISWFRSSDQWIWLKRILFYLQPNQPLYLILYVSAIIFFCFFYTTLVFNPRETADNLKKSGAFISGIRPGEQTAKYIHKIMLRLTLVGSFYITFICLIPELMRSAMNVPFYFGGTSLLIVVVVIMDFISQIQTLIMSNQYESILKKANLN; encoded by the coding sequence ATGGTGAAGAAACTAGAATCAAATTTTAAAAAGACTAAAAAAAATTTTAATGAATTAAAACAAAGAATAATTTTTGTGATCGTAGCTCTTATTGTTTTTCGTATTGGTTCTTTTATTCCTATTCCTGGTATCAATACTATTATTTTATCTAAAATATTAAACGAACAAAAAGGGACTATTTTTGATATGTTTAATATGTTTTCTGGTGGAGCGCTGAGTCGCGCTTCTATTTTTTCTTTAGGAATAATGCCATATATTTCAGCTTCCATTATTATTCAATTATTGACATTAATATATCCAACATTATCTGAAATAAAAAAAGAAGGAGAATCAGGACGTCATAAAATTAATCAATATACTAGATATGGAACGTTAATATTAGCTATTTTACAATCTGTTGGAGTTGCTACAAGCCTTCCTAATCTTATTGGCACGCATGCAATTATGATTAATCCAAATTTTTCTTTTTATTTCATTGCGATATTAAGTTTAGTAACCGGAACTATATTTTTGATGTGGTTAGGAGAATTAATTACTGAATATGGTATTGGAAATGGTATTTCAATTATTATTTTTATAGGAATTATAGCAGGTTTACCTTCTGCAATTGGAAATACTATTGAAAAAACTAGAGAAGGTGATTTATCTTTTTTATTGTTTTTTATAATTTTGTTAGTTATTTTTTTAGTTATTTTTTTTGTAGTTTTTATAGAAAGAGGACAAAGAAACATCATTGTACATTATGCTCAACGTCAACAAGGTCGTCGTATTTATACTGCTCAAAGTACTCATTTACCTTTAAAAATTAATATGTCTGGCGTGATGCCAGCTATTTTTGCATCGAGTGTTGTTTTATTTCCTGCTACTATTATCTCTTGGTTTAGATCTAGTGATCAATGGATATGGTTAAAAAGAATTTTATTTTATTTACAACCTAATCAACCTTTATATTTAATTTTATATGTATCTGCAATAATATTTTTTTGTTTTTTTTATACAACATTAGTTTTTAATCCTCGTGAAACAGCAGATAATTTAAAAAAATCAGGTGCTTTTATTTCAGGTATTCGACCTGGTGAACAAACAGCAAAGTATATTCATAAAATTATGTTACGATTAACATTAGTTGGATCTTTTTATATTACTTTTATTTGTTTGATTCCAGAATTGATGCGAAGTGCTATGAATGTTCCTTTTTATTTTGGTGGTACTTCATTATTGATTGTTGTTGTAGTTATTATGGATTTTATATCTCAAATACAAACGTTGATTATGTCTAATCAATATGAGTCTATATTAAAAAAAGCTAATTTAAATTAA
- the rplP gene encoding 50S ribosomal protein L16: MLQPKRTKFRKMHKGRNRGLASGTHIEFGTFGLKAIDRGRLTSRQIESARRTITRCIKRQGKMWIRIFPDKPITQKPLEVRMGKGKGNVEYWVALIQPGKILYELDGVTEAESREAFKLAAAKLPIKTTFVNKMVM; encoded by the coding sequence ATGTTACAACCAAAACGTACTAAATTTCGAAAAATGCATAAAGGTCGCAATCGTGGTTTAGCCTCTGGCACTCATATTGAATTTGGAACTTTTGGTTTAAAAGCCATTGATAGAGGACGTTTAACTTCTCGTCAAATTGAATCTGCAAGGAGAACTATAACTCGCTGTATTAAAAGACAAGGAAAAATGTGGATACGTATATTTCCCGATAAACCTATTACGCAAAAACCATTAGAAGTGAGAATGGGTAAAGGAAAAGGAAATGTTGAATATTGGGTAGCTTTAATACAACCTGGAAAAATTCTTTATGAGTTAGATGGAGTTACTGAAGCAGAGTCTCGTGAAGCATTTAAATTAGCCGCAGCCAAGTTACCAATTAAAACTACTTTTGTAAATAAGATGGTGATGTAA
- the rpsC gene encoding 30S ribosomal protein S3: protein MGQKVHPNGMRLGIIKKWNSVWFANTKDFANNLDSDYKVRQFLMKALEKASISRIIIERPAKSIRVTIYTARPGIVIGKKGEDVEKLRAAIAKITKVPVQINISEVRKPELDAKLVSDSITSQLERRVMFRRAMKRSVQNAMRQGAKGIKVEVSGRLGGAEIARREWYREGRVPLHTLRANIDYSVSEAHTTYGVIGVKVWIFKGEILGGMQTIEQLEKPSIQAKKQFRKNRK, encoded by the coding sequence ATGGGTCAGAAAGTACATCCCAATGGTATGCGATTGGGTATAATAAAAAAATGGAATTCTGTTTGGTTTGCTAATACTAAAGATTTTGCTAATAATTTAGATAGCGATTATAAAGTTCGTCAGTTTTTAATGAAAGCACTCGAAAAAGCTTCTATTTCTCGCATTATTATTGAGAGACCAGCAAAAAGTATACGAGTAACTATTTACACTGCTAGACCAGGTATTGTTATTGGTAAAAAGGGAGAAGATGTTGAAAAATTAAGAGCAGCTATTGCAAAAATTACTAAAGTTCCAGTTCAAATTAATATTTCTGAAGTACGTAAACCTGAATTAGATGCTAAACTTGTATCTGATAGTATTACTTCTCAATTAGAACGAAGAGTAATGTTTCGACGTGCAATGAAAAGATCTGTTCAAAATGCAATGAGACAAGGTGCGAAAGGTATTAAAGTTGAGGTTAGTGGTCGTTTGGGTGGAGCAGAAATAGCTCGTAGAGAATGGTATAGAGAAGGAAGAGTTCCTTTGCATACTTTACGTGCAAATATTGATTATAGTGTTTCTGAAGCTCATACAACTTATGGTGTAATAGGAGTTAAAGTATGGATTTTTAAAGGTGAAATATTAGGTGGTATGCAAACAATTGAACAATTAGAGAAACCTTCTATTCAGGCAAAAAAGCAATTTCGTAAAAATAGAAAATAA
- the rplC gene encoding 50S ribosomal protein L3 yields the protein MIGLVGKKLGMTRIFTKEGTSVPVTVIELQDNRITQVKNINTDRYDAIQVTTGIKKINRLNKPKSGHFLKSGVVPGRGLWEFRITKDQIFKIGMSIKIDLFNNVKKVDVTGISKGKGFCGTVKRWNFHTQDATHGNSLSHRVPGSIGQNQTPGRVFKGKKMAGQLGNNRVTVQSLKIVQIDENRNLLLVKGSVPGATGSNLIVKPAIKA from the coding sequence ATGATCGGTTTAGTTGGTAAAAAACTTGGTATGACTCGTATTTTTACTAAAGAAGGAACATCAGTTCCTGTTACAGTAATTGAATTACAAGATAATCGAATTACACAAGTAAAAAATATAAATACTGATCGATATGATGCTATTCAAGTAACGACAGGCATAAAAAAAATTAATAGACTTAATAAACCAAAATCAGGTCATTTTTTAAAATCAGGAGTAGTTCCAGGTCGTGGTTTATGGGAATTTAGAATTACAAAAGACCAAATTTTTAAAATAGGAATGAGTATTAAAATTGATCTTTTTAATAATGTTAAAAAAGTTGATGTGACAGGTATTTCTAAAGGAAAAGGTTTTTGCGGCACAGTAAAACGCTGGAATTTTCATACTCAAGATGCAACTCATGGTAACTCTTTATCTCATAGAGTTCCTGGTTCTATCGGTCAGAATCAAACTCCGGGACGAGTATTCAAAGGAAAAAAAATGGCAGGACAATTAGGGAATAATCGCGTTACCGTTCAAAGCTTAAAAATAGTCCAGATTGATGAAAATAGAAATCTTCTTTTGGTAAAAGGTTCTGTCCCCGGTGCCACCGGTAGTAATCTTATCGTTAAACCAGCTATCAAGGCATGA
- the rpsN gene encoding 30S ribosomal protein S14: MAKQSMKAREIKRVKLANKFYIQRNELKKIISNMKCSEEERWNAVLKLQTFPRDSSPSRQRNRCRQTGRPHAFLRKFGLSRIKVREAAMKGEIPGLKKASW; this comes from the coding sequence ATGGCCAAGCAATCAATGAAGGCACGTGAAATAAAACGCGTGAAATTAGCTAATAAATTTTATATACAACGCAACGAATTAAAAAAAATTATTTCTAATATGAAATGTTCAGAAGAAGAACGTTGGAATGCAGTATTAAAGTTACAAACTTTTCCACGTGATTCTAGCCCATCTCGCCAAAGAAATAGATGTCGTCAAACTGGTCGTCCACATGCTTTTTTACGTAAATTTGGATTAAGTCGTATCAAAGTAAGAGAAGCAGCTATGAAAGGCGAAATACCTGGTTTAAAAAAAGCAAGTTGGTAA